The proteins below are encoded in one region of Danio rerio strain Tuebingen ecotype United States chromosome 14, GRCz12tu, whole genome shotgun sequence:
- the chrnb5b gene encoding neuronal acetylcholine receptor subunit beta-2 isoform X3 encodes MTTNCWLTQVWNDYRLMWDPEEYEGMRKVRLPSQHIWLPDIVLYNNADGTYEVSFYSNAVVSNNGEVAWLPPAIYKSACKIEVRDFPFDQQNCTLKFRSWTYDHTEIDLILLSDFASRDDFKPSGEWDIVSLPGRKNEDPNDVTYLDITYDFIIRRKPLFYTINLIIPCVLITSLAILVFYLPSDCGEKITLCISVLLALTVFLLLISKIVPPTSLAVPLIGKYLMFTMVLVTFSIVTSVCVLNVHHRSPSTHSMPKWVKYYFLVRLPAFLFMRRPGESNKRDRFRRKHQQHSSSDVPVKSEADEADSTFFVNEDSANHIGWRAGELQENSELRKRMAVKCSADMEEAVKGVRYIADKMKSEDDDEGIIEDWKYVAMVIDRLFLWIFVLVCVAGTIGLFMQPLFNSYNTPATEDL; translated from the exons ATGACCACCAACTGTTGGCTTACTCAG GTATGGAATGATTATCGGTTGATGTGGGATCCAGAGGAGTATGAAGGGATGAGGAAAGTTCGGCTTCCCTCTCAACATATATGGCTGCCTGACATCGTCCTGTACAACAA TGCTGATGGGACATATGAGGTGTCTTTCTACTCCAATGCGGTCGTGTCAAATAACGGTGAGGTTGCCTGGCTTCCACCGGCCATTTATAAGAGTGCCTGTAAAATCGAGGTCCGGGACTTTCCTTTTGACCAGCAAAACTGCACGCTCAAGTTCCGCTCCTGGACGTACGACCACACAGAAATAGACCTCATATTGCTGTCAGACTTCGCCAGTCGAGACGACTTCAAGCCCAGCGGTGAATGGGACATCGTCTCCTTGCCTGGTCGCAAAAACGAAGACCCAAATGATGTCACGTATTTGGATATAACCTACGATTTCATCATTAGACGCAAGCCACTGTTTTACACCATAAACCTGATCATCCCTTGTGTCCTCATCACCTCATTGGCCATCTTAGTTTTTTATCTCCCGTCAGACTGTGGGGAGAAAATCACATTGTGTATTTCTGTTCTCCTGGCCTTAACTGTGTTTCTCCTACTGATCTCCAAAATCGTACCCCCGACATCACTGGCCGTGCCCCTCATCGGGAAGTATTTAATGTTCACAATGGTTTTAGTGACTTTTTCTATTgttacgagtgtgtgtgtgctaaatGTGCACCATCGATCGCCAAGCACACACTCTATGCCCAAATGGGTGAAATACTACTTTCTTGTACGTTTGCCTGCTTTTCTTTTCATGCGACGGCCGGGAGAGTCCAACAAACGGGATAGGTTTCGCAGGAAGCACCAGCAGCACTCTTCGTCCGATGTCCCAGTGAAGAGCGAGGCTGATGAGGCCGATTCCACCTTCTTCGTGAATGAGgattcagccaatcacatcggCTGGAGAGCAGGAGAGCTGCAGGAGAACAGCGAGCTTCGCAAGAGGATGGCGGTGAAGTGCTCGGCGGACATGGAGGAGGCTGTGAAGGGGGTAAGATACATCGCTGACAAGATGAAGAGCGAGGATGATGACGAAGGG ATTATCGAGGACTGGAAGTATGTGGCTATGGTGATCGACCGCCTGTTTCTGTGGATCTTTGTTTTAGTGTGTGTTGCAGGAACCATCGGCCTCTTCATGCAGCCGCTCTTCAACAGTTATAACACACCGGCCACTGAGGATTTGTAG
- the chrnb5b gene encoding neuronal acetylcholine receptor subunit beta-2 isoform X1, which yields MAAQMASGLWFVALTMATVWCAEVEERLVNYLLSPDRYNKLIRPAVNKSQQVTIAIQVSLAQLISVNEREQIMTTNCWLTQVWNDYRLMWDPEEYEGMRKVRLPSQHIWLPDIVLYNNADGTYEVSFYSNAVVSNNGEVAWLPPAIYKSACKIEVRDFPFDQQNCTLKFRSWTYDHTEIDLILLSDFASRDDFKPSGEWDIVSLPGRKNEDPNDVTYLDITYDFIIRRKPLFYTINLIIPCVLITSLAILVFYLPSDCGEKITLCISVLLALTVFLLLISKIVPPTSLAVPLIGKYLMFTMVLVTFSIVTSVCVLNVHHRSPSTHSMPKWVKYYFLVRLPAFLFMRRPGESNKRDRFRRKHQQHSSSDVPVKSEADEADSTFFVNEDSANHIGWRAGELQENSELRKRMAVKCSADMEEAVKGVRYIADKMKSEDDDEGIIEDWKYVAMVIDRLFLWIFVLVCVAGTIGLFMQPLFNSYNTPATEDL from the exons ATGGCAGCTCAGATGGCTTCAGGACTTTGGTTTGTCGCGCTCACCATGGCGA CTGTTTGGTGTGCAGAAGTGGAGGAGCGGTTGGTGAACTATTTACTCTCCCCGGACCGGTACAATAAGCTGATCCGGCCGGCGGTCAACAAGAGCCAGCAGGTCACCATTGCAATCCAAGTGTCCCTTGCTCAGCTTATCAGTGTG AATGAGAGAGAGCAGATCATGACCACCAACTGTTGGCTTACTCAG GTATGGAATGATTATCGGTTGATGTGGGATCCAGAGGAGTATGAAGGGATGAGGAAAGTTCGGCTTCCCTCTCAACATATATGGCTGCCTGACATCGTCCTGTACAACAA TGCTGATGGGACATATGAGGTGTCTTTCTACTCCAATGCGGTCGTGTCAAATAACGGTGAGGTTGCCTGGCTTCCACCGGCCATTTATAAGAGTGCCTGTAAAATCGAGGTCCGGGACTTTCCTTTTGACCAGCAAAACTGCACGCTCAAGTTCCGCTCCTGGACGTACGACCACACAGAAATAGACCTCATATTGCTGTCAGACTTCGCCAGTCGAGACGACTTCAAGCCCAGCGGTGAATGGGACATCGTCTCCTTGCCTGGTCGCAAAAACGAAGACCCAAATGATGTCACGTATTTGGATATAACCTACGATTTCATCATTAGACGCAAGCCACTGTTTTACACCATAAACCTGATCATCCCTTGTGTCCTCATCACCTCATTGGCCATCTTAGTTTTTTATCTCCCGTCAGACTGTGGGGAGAAAATCACATTGTGTATTTCTGTTCTCCTGGCCTTAACTGTGTTTCTCCTACTGATCTCCAAAATCGTACCCCCGACATCACTGGCCGTGCCCCTCATCGGGAAGTATTTAATGTTCACAATGGTTTTAGTGACTTTTTCTATTgttacgagtgtgtgtgtgctaaatGTGCACCATCGATCGCCAAGCACACACTCTATGCCCAAATGGGTGAAATACTACTTTCTTGTACGTTTGCCTGCTTTTCTTTTCATGCGACGGCCGGGAGAGTCCAACAAACGGGATAGGTTTCGCAGGAAGCACCAGCAGCACTCTTCGTCCGATGTCCCAGTGAAGAGCGAGGCTGATGAGGCCGATTCCACCTTCTTCGTGAATGAGgattcagccaatcacatcggCTGGAGAGCAGGAGAGCTGCAGGAGAACAGCGAGCTTCGCAAGAGGATGGCGGTGAAGTGCTCGGCGGACATGGAGGAGGCTGTGAAGGGGGTAAGATACATCGCTGACAAGATGAAGAGCGAGGATGATGACGAAGGG ATTATCGAGGACTGGAAGTATGTGGCTATGGTGATCGACCGCCTGTTTCTGTGGATCTTTGTTTTAGTGTGTGTTGCAGGAACCATCGGCCTCTTCATGCAGCCGCTCTTCAACAGTTATAACACACCGGCCACTGAGGATTTGTAG
- the chrnb5b gene encoding neuronal acetylcholine receptor subunit beta-2 isoform X2 — protein MLKTEVVDPGSVVAVWCAEVEERLVNYLLSPDRYNKLIRPAVNKSQQVTIAIQVSLAQLISVNEREQIMTTNCWLTQVWNDYRLMWDPEEYEGMRKVRLPSQHIWLPDIVLYNNADGTYEVSFYSNAVVSNNGEVAWLPPAIYKSACKIEVRDFPFDQQNCTLKFRSWTYDHTEIDLILLSDFASRDDFKPSGEWDIVSLPGRKNEDPNDVTYLDITYDFIIRRKPLFYTINLIIPCVLITSLAILVFYLPSDCGEKITLCISVLLALTVFLLLISKIVPPTSLAVPLIGKYLMFTMVLVTFSIVTSVCVLNVHHRSPSTHSMPKWVKYYFLVRLPAFLFMRRPGESNKRDRFRRKHQQHSSSDVPVKSEADEADSTFFVNEDSANHIGWRAGELQENSELRKRMAVKCSADMEEAVKGVRYIADKMKSEDDDEGIIEDWKYVAMVIDRLFLWIFVLVCVAGTIGLFMQPLFNSYNTPATEDL, from the exons CTGTTTGGTGTGCAGAAGTGGAGGAGCGGTTGGTGAACTATTTACTCTCCCCGGACCGGTACAATAAGCTGATCCGGCCGGCGGTCAACAAGAGCCAGCAGGTCACCATTGCAATCCAAGTGTCCCTTGCTCAGCTTATCAGTGTG AATGAGAGAGAGCAGATCATGACCACCAACTGTTGGCTTACTCAG GTATGGAATGATTATCGGTTGATGTGGGATCCAGAGGAGTATGAAGGGATGAGGAAAGTTCGGCTTCCCTCTCAACATATATGGCTGCCTGACATCGTCCTGTACAACAA TGCTGATGGGACATATGAGGTGTCTTTCTACTCCAATGCGGTCGTGTCAAATAACGGTGAGGTTGCCTGGCTTCCACCGGCCATTTATAAGAGTGCCTGTAAAATCGAGGTCCGGGACTTTCCTTTTGACCAGCAAAACTGCACGCTCAAGTTCCGCTCCTGGACGTACGACCACACAGAAATAGACCTCATATTGCTGTCAGACTTCGCCAGTCGAGACGACTTCAAGCCCAGCGGTGAATGGGACATCGTCTCCTTGCCTGGTCGCAAAAACGAAGACCCAAATGATGTCACGTATTTGGATATAACCTACGATTTCATCATTAGACGCAAGCCACTGTTTTACACCATAAACCTGATCATCCCTTGTGTCCTCATCACCTCATTGGCCATCTTAGTTTTTTATCTCCCGTCAGACTGTGGGGAGAAAATCACATTGTGTATTTCTGTTCTCCTGGCCTTAACTGTGTTTCTCCTACTGATCTCCAAAATCGTACCCCCGACATCACTGGCCGTGCCCCTCATCGGGAAGTATTTAATGTTCACAATGGTTTTAGTGACTTTTTCTATTgttacgagtgtgtgtgtgctaaatGTGCACCATCGATCGCCAAGCACACACTCTATGCCCAAATGGGTGAAATACTACTTTCTTGTACGTTTGCCTGCTTTTCTTTTCATGCGACGGCCGGGAGAGTCCAACAAACGGGATAGGTTTCGCAGGAAGCACCAGCAGCACTCTTCGTCCGATGTCCCAGTGAAGAGCGAGGCTGATGAGGCCGATTCCACCTTCTTCGTGAATGAGgattcagccaatcacatcggCTGGAGAGCAGGAGAGCTGCAGGAGAACAGCGAGCTTCGCAAGAGGATGGCGGTGAAGTGCTCGGCGGACATGGAGGAGGCTGTGAAGGGGGTAAGATACATCGCTGACAAGATGAAGAGCGAGGATGATGACGAAGGG ATTATCGAGGACTGGAAGTATGTGGCTATGGTGATCGACCGCCTGTTTCTGTGGATCTTTGTTTTAGTGTGTGTTGCAGGAACCATCGGCCTCTTCATGCAGCCGCTCTTCAACAGTTATAACACACCGGCCACTGAGGATTTGTAG